The region GGAGCCTGAGCGCCTTCTCCCGGTCCGAGACGAACGTCTACGAATTGGTTCAGGATTTCTTCTTCTCTCGAGTTCAAGTTGAAGAATTGGCAACCGATACGGAACATTTTATCCGTATTCGTGATATTTCGGATAACGGCTCGGAAGGTGCCTTTTAATTCCTTATTCAACTGTAGGTCGAATAGAAGGATCTCTCCCACCGCAAAACTTCTAGAAAAGAAAATAGATTGAGGATGAAAGAACCCGAGTCCACTTCTACTGATATCTTCCGCTTGGCACATTTCCTTGGATTCCTGGAAGAAGCCAGAGGCGATTACATCTCTTGAAATCGCAGCTGCAAATAACGTGATCTTATTATAATCCTCTGCATCTAAAGTTCTTTCTGATAGGACCTGGACATAGCCAAGAGGAGTGTAATTCTTATAACGAATTAGAACGGATATCTCCGAAATAAATCTGGATTCTATCTTATTCAATGCCAAAAGTTTTAAGTATTCTTCGATTGGAACGAAATTCGGACCGGCACCTCCCGTATTTTTTTCCAAACGATTGGTAACGAAGATGGACTGCTCAAAATTATACATGATCCTGAGCCGGTTATCCATTCGATCCGAAAAGTAGACCACTGAATCGGGATATGTTTCCTGCATCTTCTTGGCATGTCTCTGCAGGATCCCTTCTACGCTTTTATCAATAAAACCTAATGAACGCCTGAGATGAAGCTGATTGATGATATTAGAAAGAAAGATTGGCTCACCAGTTCCTCCTTCCAAATCAACCCTGCCCTGAGCACGTTTTGCCTCGGTGACTTTCACTGCTTGAATTCGAAGTAATTCCAATCCGTTACTCGGATTTCTTTGGGTTACTGTAAAAATCCCGTGAAAGAAATGATTGTTGTGAGTGAGAAAAAGGACCCGAGTCTTTTCGCCGGAGGACTTTCCTGGAATTGCCGCTAAAATATAAAGGCCGTCTTTAATCCCTACGACTTTGGCCGGATAGGATCTGCCCTTTATTTCCACAGAAACAGGAAGTCTAGCGAATAGAGTCTGAAGGATTTTTGTTAGAGCGTCTGTTTCTTGAACGGTCTTATCCAAGTGATCCCTCCAAAGGCCCTATTCTTCCTTTTGGTAGGAATCCGAGTTTAGCCGATCCCTCGTTTAGGGAAAGGAAATTACGGATCTATTTCGATTTCTGAACGAATAAATTGGGATTTTAGTAATTCGCATTATATTCTACTAATGCGTTCGGGGGAGTGGCGGAAATAGGTTCCACCGATTTGCCTTGGAATTTCCGCGGAAGGTAACGAGCGTTAGGAAATCTCTTCTTCCTTTTTCTTAAAAATAAATTCTTTCCTAATTTCGGATACTTTAGAAACCCCGACGGTATTCATCGCCTGAATAAG is a window of Leptospira semungkisensis DNA encoding:
- a CDS encoding PilZ domain-containing protein; the encoded protein is MDKTVQETDALTKILQTLFARLPVSVEIKGRSYPAKVVGIKDGLYILAAIPGKSSGEKTRVLFLTHNNHFFHGIFTVTQRNPSNGLELLRIQAVKVTEAKRAQGRVDLEGGTGEPIFLSNIINQLHLRRSLGFIDKSVEGILQRHAKKMQETYPDSVVYFSDRMDNRLRIMYNFEQSIFVTNRLEKNTGGAGPNFVPIEEYLKLLALNKIESRFISEISVLIRYKNYTPLGYVQVLSERTLDAEDYNKITLFAAAISRDVIASGFFQESKEMCQAEDISRSGLGFFHPQSIFFSRSFAVGEILLFDLQLNKELKGTFRAVIRNITNTDKMFRIGCQFFNLNSREEEILNQFVDVRLGPGEGAQAPDSDLPESSESTETSEFSSSEPTESISEEIPEMGMEGEELPG